A window of Terriglobia bacterium genomic DNA:
GGTTTCGCCACTTCTTGGAGAAAGGAGGTGACGGCCTCCGGATACTCACTGGCGGGGGGGTTGATTCGAAACACATAACTGTAACCCTTCTCCGTGATCTCATCGGCCGAACCAGTTGTCACCAGGAAAGGGACATTTTTCTGCTGGGCCAGGGCAGTAACACCGATACTGACGGCACTGGAATATCCTCCGGTCAGCACGGAAACCTTGTCCTGGGAGATCAGCTTTTCCACGGCCGAGCGACCCACGTCGGGCTTTCCCGTGTCATCCTCAAAGATGAGTTCAATCTTCTTCCCTTTGATTCCGCCTTTCCCGTTGATCTCATCGAGGGCCAGTTGGAATGAGTTCCTCTCAATCTCCCCAAAGGCGGCTTCGCTGCCGGTCAAGGGGAGAACCACTCCGACTTTAATCGTTTGGGAAGGGACATTGACGGCAGTGGCGCAGACCGAAAGGGTGACTGCTGTGAGAAACACTAACATCTTCTGGGCGGGTCTAATGGTCATTTCTCCTCCAATTTGCGGGTATCGCGTTCCGGCCGTTCACTCCCGGCGAGGATTTCGTGATGCTTGGGCTTTAGTAGCCTCGGGGAGCATTTTGCTCAGTGGGGATCGCTGAAAAAAGGCATGGTGACTCGCCTGACGAAAAAATCGCACGCCCGAGCTTGCCAATGGGATCATTGGGCTGGCGATCTCGCGCACTCTTAGGATCCTGCCCCCCAGAGCGACATCTCCGATGAGTAACAGATTCTCTTTCGAATCGAAGCGGGCGAATCATAACATTCTCTTGGTTCTGTTCCAACGGGAACGTTATCCTCTTAAGTGAGGCGGCAGCTGGATATGAACCCGATCTCGCTGTGTCAAGTCTGACGGGATAACCCGAAACTCAAGGCTAGTCAGTTCGAGGCCTTGATTGTCACTATTGTTTCATTCACAATAGGTACTGAAAAGGGAGGGTGTTGAGACGCCGAAATACATCCATATCGGGTGCGAGCGCCTTGTCCGAATTTACTCTATTTTGATCCGGGGACGTATCAGCATGTTTATACCGAGTATGTCGATGCTGATATCTCCGGGCTTCCTCGTCTTAATTCCGAGCGGCTCCAAGAAAAATTCGACGGCTTTAAGTCGATTGATGGATTGAATCTTCCGACCCATTGGCGAATTCAATTAACTACGAGCAGAGCTCCAAACTCTGCTTCTCTTTATAGATTCCGGAAGTCAACCGAGTGGCAGATCAACATCACCGCGATCTTAAATCGTTCCAACGCGGACGAGAGCGTCCTGCATTGACAGGAGTGTTCTCGACGACAAGACGATGGACTTTGATGCCAATCGACCCGCCGCCGGAGACTTGTGATTCAGCCCCCGATTAGGGCCCCCCATGGAATCGTCCCAGGAGATTGGCCCGATGCCCGTACGTGCGCAAGAGCTGCCCGAGAGACAGATTCGTAATGAAAATCAAGAGACGAATTCCGGGTTCACCACCGGTCCGGCCATAGTGGCCTATCTCGCCGCCTTTAAGTTGGCCCTGCATCTTGCGACGGCCGGCGTGTACGGACTGTTCATAGACGAGCTCTATTTCCTGGCTTGTGGCGAGCACCTGGCCTGGGGCTACGTCGATATGCCGCCTCTGACGGCCTTCCAGGCATGGCTCACACGCGCCCTCTTTGGCAACTCGATGGTCTCAATCCGGCTCTTTGCCGCGCTCGCCGGGGCCGGCCTCATTCTAGTGACGGGCGCGATGGTGCGCGAGTTGGGAGGAAAGCGATTTGCGCAGGCGCTGGCGGCGATTGCCGTGCTCATCGCCCCCGGCTTCCTCGCCTTCGACAGCTACTTGTCAATGAACTCGATTGAACCTCTGATCTGGATGGGATGCGCGCTCATTCTGATCCGCATCATCAAGACCGGCGACCCGCGGCGGTGGGTCTGGTTTGGCCTGCTCGCCGGGGTGGGACTCGAAAACAAGCAGACCATGGCGCTCTTCGGATTTGGCTTGGTCGCGGGGCTTGTGCTGACAGCGGAACGGCGTTTGCTAATGAATCGCTGGTTTCTGCTGGGGGGCGCCATCGCGTTTGTGATTTTTCTTCCCAACTTGATCTGGAATATTCAGCATCACTTTCCCCTTATGGAACTGCTTGCCAACATCCGGAGGAATGGACGGGATATCGTCCCCGGTCCTCTCCGCTACATATGGATCCAAATCTTATTCTCTCCGCCGACTGCGGCCCCGATCTGGATGGTGGGGCTTTGGCGGCTTCTGATTTCGCGCGACGGGAGAAGTTACCGGTTGCTGGGTTGGGCCTATCTCGCCATGCTTGCCGTGTTGCTGGTGACTCATGGGAAGATCTACTATCTCGCGCCAGTCTATCCGATGCTGATGGCGCCGGGGGCGGTCGCGATCGAAAAGTGGTTGGAGTTCGGCCGTCTGCGATGGCTGCGCCCGGCGTATGCTTCATTGCTGATCCTGACGGGTATATGGATCGCTCCGACGGTAATGCCCATTCTCCCGCCGGACACGTATCTCTGGTACACGAAGACGTTTCACATTGAACAACCCCGGTTCGAACGTCGTGCCACCAATGCGATGCCCCAGTTTTTTGCCGACCGTTTCGGCTGGCCGGAGATGGTCGAGGCGGTCGCAAAGGTCTACAACAGGCTGCCCCCTGAAGAGCGCGCCAGGACCGCCATCTTTGGCAACGATTTCGGCGAAACCGGCGCCATCGATTTCTATGGCCCCCAGTTCGGCTTGCCCAAGTCGATTGGCAATCACCTCAGCAATTGGGATTGGGGGCCACGCTCCTATACCGGCGAGATCGTTATTGTGTTGGGCGGCAGGCGGGAAGGAGAGGAACGACATTTTGAAAGCGTCGAGGCGGTGGGCGAAATCGGTCACCCCTACGCCATGAAGCAGGAACATTTCACACTCTTTCTGTGCCGCAAGCCCCGGGGATGGACGCTTCAACAGATCTGGCCGCAACTGAAGAACTGGAATTGAGTCTTCAAATTGATTCTTCATCCTTGAGTCTTCCTCGGCACAGCGATATACTCCGTGCGCAGTACGTCACGCCCCTGGAATAGGTCCCCGGATTCCAATGACTCTCAAATGACCGGGGTGGCCACCAATTTTCCTAACGTGATCCAAGTGCTCACAATCCAGCCATTGTTCTCAAGGAGGAACTACATTCATGAAATTTTTACGTTCGATCGCTTTCCTCGTCGCCGTGCTCCTGATGACGTCCGCCCTGTTGCTCGCGGAAGAGGGGATGTGGATGCCGCAGCAAATCCCCGAACTTGCCGCCCGGCTTCAGGCCATGGGCTTCAAGGGGGATCCGAAGGCGTTTGCTGACCTGACCGGCCAGCCCATGGGCGCCATCGTGTCGCTCGGGGGTTGCACGGCATCGTTCGTGTCGCCCGACGGTCTCATCGCGACCAACCATCACTGTGTCACGGGGACGCTTCAATTCAACTCCACCCCTGATCGCAACCTGCTCCGTGACGGCTACCTGGCCAAGACGCGTGGTGATGAACTCTGGAATGGCCCGAGTTCGCGTGTTCTCGTCACGACCTCGGTGACTGAAGTAACCTCGGCCATCACCGGTAACATTGATCCAAAACTCACCGACCGCCAGCGCTACGATCTCATCGAACGCCGCATTAAAGAGCGGGTCGCCTCCTGCGAAAAGGGCGGCCTGCGCTGCAACGTAGCGTCCTTCTTCTCAGGTCTCAAGTATTTTGAGATCGCGCAGATGGAGATCAAAGACGTCCGGCTGGTCTATTCGCCCCATGAAGGGATCGGCGTGTTTGGGGGCGAGACCGATAACTGGCGTTGGCCGCGCCACACTGGCGACTGGTCGTTCCTGCGAGCTTACGTGGGAAAGGATGGAAAGCCGGCCGAACATTCCAAGGATAACGTCCCGTACCATCCCAAGCACTGGCTGAAAGTGTCGTCTGAGGGCGCCAAGTCGGGTGAACTGGTCTTTGTGGTCGGCTATCCGGGCCGGACGTCGCGTCACCAGACCTACTCCGAGGTGAAGGAAACGACCGAATGGTCTTTTCCGCGGTCGATCCGTCTGGCACAGGAACAGCTGGCCATTCTCGATAAACTCACCAAAGACAACAAGGCGGTTGCCATCAAGGTGGCCGGTCGTGTACAGGGACTGAACAACGGCTTGACCAATCAGAAGGGCATGCTCGAGGGACTTTCGAAGGGCGGCGTTCTTTCCCAGAAGGAAGTCCAGGAGAAGTCGCTCGAAAAATGGATTGCAGCGACTCCGGAACGACAGAAGAAGTGCGGCGACATCCTGCCGGCCCTCCGCGGGCTTCAAGCTGAGAGCGAGAAGACCCGCGAACGCAACGCCGTCCTGGGAAGCGTCATCTCATCGTCTTCATACCTGGGTGCGGCGCAATCGCTCTATATGCTGTCGACTCAGCGGCCCAAGAACGACCTTGACCGTGAGCCGGGATTCCAGCAACGTGACTGGGGCCGCTTCAAAGAGGGTCAGGACCGCATGCAGCGAACCCTGGATGCGACCGTCGACCGCACCCTTTTGCGATGGGCGCTCGGAATGGCGGCGGCGCTTCCTGCCGACCAGCGCATAGAGCCGCTCGACAAGGCTGCTGGATTTCAGGCAGGCATGGCGAAGGCGGACGCCGATAAGGCTATCGAGGCGTTCCTGGATACCTTGTATGCCAACACCAAAATGGCAGATAAGGACTTTCGTCTTGGCCTGATGGAGAAGAGCACGGCGGATCTCGAAACCACTAAAGACTCCTTCATCATGCTGGCGGCAGCACTCCACCCGTTACAGGAAGCGAACCGGGAGATCGCCAAGAACCGGGCCGGCGCGTATGCCCGCCTCCGGCCGCGATACATGGAGGCGCTCCTGGCTAGGTCGGGTGGACTGGTTCCTCCCGATGCCAACAGCACCTTGCGGGTTACTTACGGGACGGTGAAGGGTGTGGATTCGAAGGATGGACTCTTTTACAAAGACCACACCACGCTGGCCGGGATCGTTGAGAAGCAGACCGGTGAAGGTGATTTCAACGCGCCGCAATTCCAACTCGACGCGATCAAAAAGGTCCGGGCAGGGGAAAAGACTCCTTACTGGGACGCCTCTCTCAAAGACGTGCCGGTGAATTTTCTTTCGACTGTGGACACGACGGGCGGAAACTCCGGCTCCCCGACGCTCAACGCCAAGGGTGAACTGGTGGGCCTGCTTTTTGACGGCACTTACGAGACGGTGGCCTCGAATTTCCTTTTCGACAAGGCCAAGACCCGCTCCATCCACGTCGACAGCCGTTACATGCTGTGGAACATGACCGACGTCGACGGTGCCGGGAATTTGCTAAAGGAAATGGGAATCATTAAGTAAACGTTATGCTGTGTGGGGCAGACGTCCTTGTCTGTCCTTTGCCAAATCAGGGGACTCGCACCTCCTGCTCTATCATCTTGATGGATTCGAAAAGAAGGTGCCGTCCCTTTTTGATTCAGAGATTACTCCGGAGGTGCACATGAGGACAGTCAGTTGGATTCTGCTTTTACTGGTTGGCGCCCTGACCCTTCTGGGTGGCATGGCGTCGGCCTATGTTGCGTTGAGTCAGTCCCCGGATGGGCTGGTGGGGCCTGGCATGACCTTGATTGATGTTCCGGCGCCGGCCGACGTGGTTCGCACAATACGCGCACGTCGTGTGACCGCCGCCGCTTACGCCGCCACCTATGCCCTGCTTTTCCTTGCCGTGGTCCTGTTTCCTTACCGGCGCGGCGAGGTGTGGAGCTGGTGGGCCATCCTCGTGGCCTCGCTGGTCCTTCTTTTAGTGATTGTCCTGCGGGTGCCCATGCTCGGAACCCGATCTGCGGTCGGCGTGGCTCTGATCCAATTTGGTATTGTGATCATCGCCTTGCTGCTCGATGTCGGGCGGCTGCGCCGGACGACTCCAGCTTGAGGGTTTGGGTTGCAGCTTCGGAGCGCATTGATCGACCATTCGCGGATCGAGATCCTCTAAAGGGTTGGGGGGCTCTGCCCCGCACTCTTGCCGAAAGCCTGTGACTTTCCGGAGGGGCCGAAGCCCAAATAAGACTTTGCCGTGCATCCGAGAGGCCAGAGCAACAGCGCCGATGTAAAGCTTCTCAACAAATCAAGTTCATTTTAGATTGATGGCTTTTAGCCTCCTGCTTTCCTGGTTTCCTAATCATTAGGTTGTTCAGCTATTGTCGCCCCAAATTTAGATGGTACGTTTCCAACCGTTGATGTGAGAGGAGAGACAAGATGATTTCCTGCCGTCTAGCGTTGTGTGCTGAATCAGTGGTCAAAGATGCCGATACCAACTCCATCTCGGTATTCAATATTTTTGAAGAAATGGTCCCCAGCGGTTTTCCATTTGCGTTGCCCAAGATGAATTGTCTTTTTTTCACAGAATTTCATGGCGAACAAGGACAAATCGTCCCCGCTTCGCTGCGTATTACCTGGGGCGAGACCGAGCTCTTCAAACGACCCATCCAGATTGACTTCCGAGAAAATTTCACGAGTCGTCTTATCTTTCACTTTCATGGGATGCCGATCCAGGGTCCCGGCACGGTCCGGGTGGCGCTTATTCACGAAGATCAGGACATCGGCGGGTGGAGTTTTGAGATAAGGGAGGCACCACAGCCGGAGGCCGAGACGAAGGAACCTTAAAGGAGTTCTGGAGTCTCAAGAATCGGCGCGAGGAGAGGATAAGATGGCAAGCATGCTTCGTATTCTCTTCATGGGGATGTGTATAGGTCTGGCCGTCCCCGTGGGAATTCCATCTTCCGCCGAGAGAGGATTTTCGGAAATCGTCAAGAAAGCATGGTCTGCCCTGGAGAAGAATTTCGTGGATCCCACCTACAGACATCAAGGCTGAGCCGAGGTGCTGCAGATCGAGACGACGTTGTGATTTGAAAGCCCCGGCGGGCCCCGGCGACGTCTCGCACCTGGTGGGGTATCAGATTATTCGGAAGGCGAGAAGCTTCACTCTGTGATCGGACAACTGATCGGACCCTACAGGATCACTGCGGCGCTTGGAGCCGGCGGGATGGGAGAGGTCTATCTGGCCGAGGATACACGGCTGGGCCGGCCGGTGGCGATCAAGTTCCTGCCCCCCGAATCGGTGGCCAATGAGGTCGCCAGGAAGCGCCTGATGCGGGAAGCACAGGCGGCAGCCAAGCTCGACCATCCGAATATCTGTACGGTTCACGACGTGGGGGAGGAAAAGGGCAGGACGTTTATCGTCATGCAATATGTGGAGGGGGAGACCCTCGCGGACCGGCTGAAACTGCAGTCCATGGGATTGAGAGAGTCGATGGACATCGCTCTGCAGGTGGCGGATGCCCTGGTGGAGGCGCATTCCCGCGGAATCATCCATCGCGATATTAAGCCCCAGAACATCATGATCACCCCGAAAAATCAGATCAAGGTCCTGGACTTCGGCTTGGCAAAAATAGTCGAGAGCGCCCCACCGATGAAGGTCGGATCTCGGACCGAGAGTTTTGCCACTGAGCCCGGGTTGTTAATGGGGACCGCGCCGTACATGTCGCCGGAGCAGGTTCAGGGAAAGCCTGTTGACGCCCGGAGTGACCTCTTCTCATTTGGTGCGGTGCTGTACGAGATGCTTGCCGGACACCGGGCCTTCGAGGGAGAGTCGGGCATTGCGGTTGTCAGCGCGGTCTTGCGTGACGAACCGGCCCCGCTCAGCGGGGTTCCGTCCGAACTGGCGGGGATTGTAAGCCGTTGCCTTCAGAAGGATCCGGCCAGGCGCTTCACTCAAGCTTCCGATGTTAAATCGGCACTGGAGCGACTGCTCCACGCGACGGGGAATTCGCGCGAGCCCGCCCCATCCATTGCCGTCCTTCCTTTTGCCAACCTGAGCGCGGACAAAGAGAACGAGTACTTTAGCGATGGGCTGGCGGAGGAGATCCTGAACGCCCTCAGCCGCGTCCCTGATCTGAAGGTCACCGCCCGGACGTCCGCCTTCGCCTTCCGCGGCAAGGAACAGGACATCCGCAAGATCGGCGAAGCATTGGACGTGCGCACGGTGCTTGAAGGCAGTGTGCGCCGCTCGGGAAATCGTATTCGCGTGACGGCGCAGCTGATTAATGCCGCTGACGGATACCACCTTTGGTCCGAACGCTATGACCGTGAAATGACGGACGTCTTTGAAGTGCAGGATGAGATTGCGAAGGCCATCGTCGACATGCTCAAGGTGCGGCTGGTTGGAGAAAGAACGGCCCTGGTGCGCCAGGCGGCGAACCTTGAGGCCTATTATGCCAATCTAAAAGGCTGGTACCATTTTTTCAAAATGAGTCCGCCGGAGATGGCTCGCAGTAAGGCTTGCTTTGAGGAGGCCATCGCCCTCGATCCGGGCTATGCACCGGCCTATTTGGGACTTGCAAGATGCTTCCTCATTAGCCCCGTCATGGGTGGAAGACCGGCCCTCGAGGTGATGCCCCTGGCGAAGGCTGCGGCCCTCAAAGCGGTCCAGCTGGACGAAAGGGAGCCGGAAGGCCATGTGCTTCTAGGACAAGTGGCGGGTCAGTTTGAATACGACTGGGGTGAGGCGCTGCGGCGGTATCAACTCGCCCTCGCTCGCGAGCCGATGTCGTCGAGGGCCCGTTTCAGCTGTGCCCAGTTTATCCTGATGCCGCTCCATCGCTTTGATGAAGCGATCGCCGTGATTGAGCCTGCGCTCAAGGCAGACCCTTTTTCACCCCTGCCGCGGGCGGCGCTGGCAGAGATACTCAGCGCCCGAGGATCCGATGATCTCGCCATCGAGGAACTGCATCGGCTCCTCGATTTCCAGGACATCTGGTTTGCCCACTGGATCCTCGGCCTGATTTACACGAAGAAAGGGATGGCGTCGGAGGCGATCGCTGCATGGGAAAAAGGACTTCAACTCGTGCCGTATCCGGCAATGATCGGTGGCCTGGCGGGGCAATATGCAATGGCTGGAGATCGGACCCGTGCGGAGGGGCTGCTCGCCCGACTGGACTCTCCGGAGCTGGCTCACGGATGCGCCATGGGCTACGGTGTTTTCCATGTGATTTGCTCGGAACTCGACCTTGCCGCCGATCAATTCGAAAGAGCAATTGAAGCGCGCGATCCCAGCGCCACCTTTCTCAGTTGCATGCCCGTGGTACAAACCGTCGGACGGCGGCGGACGCTGTTACAGAAAATGAACCTGACGGACGTCGGATCGTAGAAGGCAACGGAAAATGGATGTTGATTCTGAAGGAAAGCGATTGGCAGCGCTGTACTCCAGCATGACGGACGAAGAATTGGAAGAGCTTGCCGGTGATCAAACAGCGCTCACTGATGAGGCGCGCCGGGCGTTAAATGGGGAGATGTCACACCGGGGACTCAGTTTCATCCCATGACAATCTTCGTTGGATGCCGCGGCGATTTGCGAATCAACGCTTCAAGTGGAACATCCACGCGACCTTGACGATGAATCCCCCTCCCGCACTCCTCCATTGTTTCGCATCGGCAGCAAGCGACCATCGTTTGCAGCAATTCCTGCATGGACTTGATCTGATCCATCCACTGAGCGAGTTCTGCGAGCTTTCGCTGTGAGAGTTTCTGCCAGCGCATAAATGCCGGGGTGGTCTTGCGGAAGCCAAAAAACAGGCGCCGAACTTCGTCCAGCGTGAAGCCAGACTGCTGTGCCCGATGGATAACGGCAAGCCTGTGGAGCGCTGTGGTGTCATAGCGCCGCTGCCCGCTGATCCGGGGGGGTGGGGGAAGTATTCGCATCTGTTCGTAATAGCGGATCGCGGACGGCCGCAGGCCCGCCTGTCGCGCGACCTCGGAAATGGTTAGTTGTGTCATGCCAATATTCTAAGTCACTCCTGCGGTTGTTGCGTCGATCTGTCGACAACTTTTTACAGAAATCTTGCTTGCCTTCAAGTCGACTTGAAGTTGTAAGGTGCTGCTCCGGACGCGTAATACAACAAAAACAACCGAACGAGGAGGATGCATGAAGATATCAATTTCAGTCGTGTTAACAATGATAATCCTGGGGTGCATGAGTTTCCCGAACCTGGCGTTGGCAGGTCAAACAGGGGGCCGGCGATCCAATACTTCGGCACAGAGCAAAAAAGAGACCCCCTTCTTCTGCGACCGGACGGCGTTGACCCCGGAGCAGAGAAAGCGCCAGGGAGAACTCAGCACGATCATGAGGTCGGCGTTGCTGGGGGTCCAGGAGTTGCCGGATGGATATGAATTCGAATTTTCCCCGGAGCCCTCCAACTACCAGGCCCTGACGGAATTCACGCTGCTGGAGCGGGCCTGCTGTCCGTTCTTTGATATCAGCATTCGACTGGAGCGTGATGGCGGCAAGCTGTGGTGGCGCCTGACGGGCCGCGAAGGCGTAAAGTCGTTCATCCGGCCAGAGTTTTCTCCGTGGTTCAAACGATAAGCACGCGGGGATTGCCCCCAGGTTCTAAAGAAGTCCAAAATTGGATCCCGATTCGTGCGGAGGTTTGACACCAGTCCAAAAAGCGATATCATCGTCTCCTCATACGGATCCCTGACGATGAAAGGCCTTCTTTCTTTTTTGTGTGTCACTGTGGGCGGCGCCATCGGCTGGTGGCTGGGGGCGTTCGTGGGGTTCATGACGGCCGTTCTTCTGAGCATCGTCGGTTCGGGCGCAGGGCTCTACTTTGCCCTGCGCCTTCACCGGGAATACTTTGAATGAACGGACAGGGCACTCCTCCGTCAATTTATACTCTCATCCGCAATAGGCGCTTACCTCCTGCCACGACTCAAGGACATCCTCAATAGACGATCCGCTTCGTAAATAAGTCTTCAGTTGACATTCTATGTGTACTAGTATAGATAGTACACATATGTTGCCGTTCCGAGTGGAATTTAAACCAGGGGTTTCCCCCTACCGGCAAATTATCTATGCGGTCGAGAAGAGCCTGGTATGCGGCCAATTGCGTCCGGGTGATCCTTTTCCCTCAGTGCGGAGTTTGAGTCAGGCTTTCAAGATAAACCCAAACACGGCGCACAAGGTGGTTGCCGAACTCATACGCCGGGAACTGCTCGAAGTCCGTTCGGGGATCGGGACCATCGTGGCAGATACTCCGCCCCCCTTGCCGCGGGAGCGTAGCGCCCTGCTGAAAGATGATTTAGAACGGTTGGTGGTGGAAGCCAAGAGGATGTCCCTGGAACTCGAGGACTTGGTGGAGGCGGTAGAGCAGCATTGGATGCGCCTGTCAGAGAGGAAATCAAGCGAGCGGGTGGAAGCCGTCAAGCCCAGGAGGTAGAAGTCATGAATTCCCCTTTGTGGAGTGAAAATCTAACGCGCCGATTTGGACGGCTCGAAGCGGTCTGTGACCTGAACCTGATGGTTCCGGAGGGTAGTCTCTTCGCTCTGTTAGGTCCGAACGGTGCGGGGAAAACGACCACCATCCACGTTCTCATGAATTTGCTCCGCCCCTCCTCCGGCCGAGTCATGGTGATGGGGAAGGACTCAACGCGTTTGGGGAGTTCGGAATTGGCGCAGATTGGCTATGTTTCCGAAAACCAGAAACTGCCGGGCTGGATGACATTGGAGCAGCTGCTGCAATTCTGTAAGCCTTTATATCCCACTTGGGATGGTCTTCTCGGCGAAAAGCTCGTCCGCCAGTTTGATCTGCCGCCGGGAAGAAAGATCCGGACCCTTTCACGGGGGCAGCGAATCAAGGCCGCCATGGTGACGGCCCTGGCTTATCGTCCTCGCCTGCTCGTGCTGGACGAGCCTTTCAGCGGATTGGACGTCGCCGTGCGTGAGGAGCTGGTGCAAGGGATGCTTGAATTGGCCGGGCAGGGAGACTGGACGCTCTTCATCTCCTCTCACGATCTGGAAGACATCGAAAACCTGGTCGACTGGGTGGGCTTCATTAACGAAGGAAGATTGTTGTTCTCGGAGGAGTTGGAACGGCTTCAGGCGAGGTTCCGCGAGGTTGAAGTCACTCTTCCGGAGGCAGCCGCTGCAGCCACGAACTTGCCCCGAAGCTGGGGGCCACTTCAAGTCGCCGGAAAAGTGCTTCGCTTCATCGAGACTCAGTATCAGGAAGGGGAGAGTGAAGCCCATATCAGGAGGATATTTCCCACGGCAGAAAATCTCTTCATTTCCCCCCTTTCATTGAGATCCATTTTCGTGACACTGGCCCGACAAAGTAAGGGGTCCAGCCGGGAGGAAAAAACGTTATGACGCAGTTCCTCCACCTCTTTAAGAAAGATCTTCGCCGCTTCTGGCCGCTGCTTGTTGCCTTATTGGCCATTCTGAGTGTTCAAACCGCGTTTCTCTTCCAGGATCCCTTGGCTCGTAATCCTGAACAGATCGGTGGCCTGCTTAATCGGCTCCCCAGCCAGGTGTTGAATCCATACCTGCTCAACCTCATTCTTCTGGTGATCGTGGCTCTCCTGATTCATGAAGAACCCCTGGTGGGGACCTCAGCCTTTTGGTTGACTCGTCCCATTTCGCGAGGATCACTTCTCGCCTCAAAGGGCGTTTTCATACTTCTCTTCCTTGTTGTCGCCCCGGTGGCTGCCGAGTTTGTTGTGCTTTTCCATTACGGGCTCGAGTCCCAGCGAATCGGCGCCTGCCTGTTCCAAATTCTCATCAATGAGCTGGCGTTCCTCTTCATGGGCGCCTGCATAGCGGTGCTGACTCCGAGTCTGCCAATCTTCGCCGTTGCGGGCGTCATTGGCTCCATCCTCTGGGCGCTCTCATTCCAGCTCTTTACTTTCGTGCAGCGCCCCTCCAGCGGGATGGAGATTTTCCTGTCAAGAGAGATCCTGCGAATGATCCTGACGCTGCTGCTTGGGGCTTTTGTCGTGTGTCACCAGTATCTAAGCCGCCGCACGGGCCGCTCGGTGGTGATCTTGGCCTTAAGTTTAATTTTGATTCACCCAATCTACCATCTGACGAGCTGGGATCTTGTAGAATCCTTCCAGTCTTTGACCCGCCCTGAAAACTCTGAAAGCCGCCGCATCGGGCTTGCCTTGCGAGACAAAGCCAGCAACTCCGGCGGCAACGATTGGTGGGTTTCAGATAGCGACAATTCCCCTGGGCAACAAGCCATATTCGGAGTACTGGAGCTGTCAAATGTCCAACCCTCCTCGATCGTGGTACTCACGCGATTGAAAGGAAAGCTCGCATTTGACGACGGATCTCAGATTCCTTATGCGAGGGACCGCGAAGAATATTACGGCAATGTGC
This region includes:
- a CDS encoding S46 family peptidase encodes the protein MKFLRSIAFLVAVLLMTSALLLAEEGMWMPQQIPELAARLQAMGFKGDPKAFADLTGQPMGAIVSLGGCTASFVSPDGLIATNHHCVTGTLQFNSTPDRNLLRDGYLAKTRGDELWNGPSSRVLVTTSVTEVTSAITGNIDPKLTDRQRYDLIERRIKERVASCEKGGLRCNVASFFSGLKYFEIAQMEIKDVRLVYSPHEGIGVFGGETDNWRWPRHTGDWSFLRAYVGKDGKPAEHSKDNVPYHPKHWLKVSSEGAKSGELVFVVGYPGRTSRHQTYSEVKETTEWSFPRSIRLAQEQLAILDKLTKDNKAVAIKVAGRVQGLNNGLTNQKGMLEGLSKGGVLSQKEVQEKSLEKWIAATPERQKKCGDILPALRGLQAESEKTRERNAVLGSVISSSSYLGAAQSLYMLSTQRPKNDLDREPGFQQRDWGRFKEGQDRMQRTLDATVDRTLLRWALGMAAALPADQRIEPLDKAAGFQAGMAKADADKAIEAFLDTLYANTKMADKDFRLGLMEKSTADLETTKDSFIMLAAALHPLQEANREIAKNRAGAYARLRPRYMEALLARSGGLVPPDANSTLRVTYGTVKGVDSKDGLFYKDHTTLAGIVEKQTGEGDFNAPQFQLDAIKKVRAGEKTPYWDASLKDVPVNFLSTVDTTGGNSGSPTLNAKGELVGLLFDGTYETVASNFLFDKAKTRSIHVDSRYMLWNMTDVDGAGNLLKEMGIIK
- a CDS encoding protein kinase; the protein is MIGQLIGPYRITAALGAGGMGEVYLAEDTRLGRPVAIKFLPPESVANEVARKRLMREAQAAAKLDHPNICTVHDVGEEKGRTFIVMQYVEGETLADRLKLQSMGLRESMDIALQVADALVEAHSRGIIHRDIKPQNIMITPKNQIKVLDFGLAKIVESAPPMKVGSRTESFATEPGLLMGTAPYMSPEQVQGKPVDARSDLFSFGAVLYEMLAGHRAFEGESGIAVVSAVLRDEPAPLSGVPSELAGIVSRCLQKDPARRFTQASDVKSALERLLHATGNSREPAPSIAVLPFANLSADKENEYFSDGLAEEILNALSRVPDLKVTARTSAFAFRGKEQDIRKIGEALDVRTVLEGSVRRSGNRIRVTAQLINAADGYHLWSERYDREMTDVFEVQDEIAKAIVDMLKVRLVGERTALVRQAANLEAYYANLKGWYHFFKMSPPEMARSKACFEEAIALDPGYAPAYLGLARCFLISPVMGGRPALEVMPLAKAAALKAVQLDEREPEGHVLLGQVAGQFEYDWGEALRRYQLALAREPMSSRARFSCAQFILMPLHRFDEAIAVIEPALKADPFSPLPRAALAEILSARGSDDLAIEELHRLLDFQDIWFAHWILGLIYTKKGMASEAIAAWEKGLQLVPYPAMIGGLAGQYAMAGDRTRAEGLLARLDSPELAHGCAMGYGVFHVICSELDLAADQFERAIEARDPSATFLSCMPVVQTVGRRRTLLQKMNLTDVGS
- a CDS encoding MerR family transcriptional regulator is translated as MTQLTISEVARQAGLRPSAIRYYEQMRILPPPPRISGQRRYDTTALHRLAVIHRAQQSGFTLDEVRRLFFGFRKTTPAFMRWQKLSQRKLAELAQWMDQIKSMQELLQTMVACCRCETMEECGRGIHRQGRVDVPLEALIRKSPRHPTKIVMG
- a CDS encoding GntR family transcriptional regulator, with protein sequence MCTSIDSTHMLPFRVEFKPGVSPYRQIIYAVEKSLVCGQLRPGDPFPSVRSLSQAFKINPNTAHKVVAELIRRELLEVRSGIGTIVADTPPPLPRERSALLKDDLERLVVEAKRMSLELEDLVEAVEQHWMRLSERKSSERVEAVKPRR
- a CDS encoding glycosyltransferase family 39 protein, translating into MPVRAQELPERQIRNENQETNSGFTTGPAIVAYLAAFKLALHLATAGVYGLFIDELYFLACGEHLAWGYVDMPPLTAFQAWLTRALFGNSMVSIRLFAALAGAGLILVTGAMVRELGGKRFAQALAAIAVLIAPGFLAFDSYLSMNSIEPLIWMGCALILIRIIKTGDPRRWVWFGLLAGVGLENKQTMALFGFGLVAGLVLTAERRLLMNRWFLLGGAIAFVIFLPNLIWNIQHHFPLMELLANIRRNGRDIVPGPLRYIWIQILFSPPTAAPIWMVGLWRLLISRDGRSYRLLGWAYLAMLAVLLVTHGKIYYLAPVYPMLMAPGAVAIEKWLEFGRLRWLRPAYASLLILTGIWIAPTVMPILPPDTYLWYTKTFHIEQPRFERRATNAMPQFFADRFGWPEMVEAVAKVYNRLPPEERARTAIFGNDFGETGAIDFYGPQFGLPKSIGNHLSNWDWGPRSYTGEIVIVLGGRREGEERHFESVEAVGEIGHPYAMKQEHFTLFLCRKPRGWTLQQIWPQLKNWN